From Candidatus Neomarinimicrobiota bacterium, the proteins below share one genomic window:
- a CDS encoding SDR family NAD(P)-dependent oxidoreductase: MVLLKDKKALITGGSTGIGAAIAIGFARHGADVAITFVGEKEDAAELSAQISSLEREFISIEADVTDY, from the coding sequence ATGGTTCTTCTTAAAGATAAAAAAGCTCTCATAACCGGTGGTAGCACAGGTATCGGCGCTGCGATAGCCATCGGATTTGCCCGTCATGGAGCAGATGTGGCAATAACGTTTGTTGGAGAGAAAGAAGATGCCGCCGAACTATCTGCACAAATATCATCTCTCGAAAGAGAATTTATTTCGATTGAAGCCGATGTAACTGACTATA